In one Oryza glaberrima chromosome 2, OglaRS2, whole genome shotgun sequence genomic region, the following are encoded:
- the LOC127762277 gene encoding serine/threonine-protein phosphatase 7 long form homolog: MSSKRGGGGRRGRGCGRGRSALAENDMDFHETSIPSSPSTTSDKEDNVEFTPQQSPLPCLVSPSVEHVSNTLLNPKINHRSDAIFGDQAVEQLKLRHHKPLKFHERYRPYLRDAGLLGLSQICQKMPQLDKALITALVERWRPETHSFHLASGEMTVTLQDVSMLLALPIDGRPVCSTTDHDYAQMVIDCLGHDPRGPSMPGKSFLHYKWLKKHFYELPEGADDQTVKRHVRAYILSLLCGVLFPDGTGRMSLIYLPLIADLSLVGTYSWGSAVLAFLYRSLCSVASSHNIKNIGGSLLLLQLWSWERSHVGRPLVRSPVCPETDIPQDVLPVGFRWVGARTQSENATRCLKQYRDELNLQRADQVKWEPYLHVESASLPLLCTKNADLWLTQAPLINFPLVEMYLPERVMRQFGLRQSIPPPFRPTLQALHRISRRGRERENWEETHHEYIQEWEARRQRIFPESEQYDPSSYEEYLHWYTGATRRYLVPSISDDVEAGPSLQPDDSINLHYQAKAPMIRKAVDKLHGMVKKAKIAMASTADTTTQALVFEFLHGFQDVLHDLGEIKENGGSATSPHVESAATQDMPLLLLEAEQNIVDADQEAQHQEEEELHMVDDATMTLEPMDEENNDFNNVICPCPSLELEEHCHLATPAIDECNTATPAPDSVIPQQNTDFDQDGHLENPNEMDQIELMVEPICVDHNDSDNVLSSSLSAQALEENCEVAKAVNGNVDPTTQVTGSSTPQQDTDVKLVAEQENPGTTEGN; the protein is encoded by the exons ATGTCttcaaagagaggaggaggtggccgccgTGGTCGTGGCTGTGGCCGTGGGAGAAGTGCTTTGGCTGAAAATGACATGGACTTTCATGAAACCTCCATACCTTCTTCCCCAAGTACTACTTCTGATAAAGAGGACAATGTTGAGTTTACTCCGCAGCAAAGCCCACTACCTTGTCTTGTAAGCCCATCAGTAGAGCATGTATCCAACACATTACTCAATCCAAAGATCAACCACCGATCGGACGCAATCTTCGGTGATCAG GCTGTGGAACAGTTGAAGTTGCGACATCACAAACCTTTAAAATTTCATGAGAGATACCGTCCTTATTTGAGGGATGCTGGCTTGCTTGGGCTCTCACAAATTTGCCAGAAGATGCCTCAGTTGGACAAGGCATTGATCACTGCCCTTGTTGAGCGTTGGAGACCAGAAACTCATAGTTTCCACCTGGCTTCTGGGGAGATGACAGTTACACTACAAGATGTCTCAATGTTGTTAGCTCTTCCTATCGATGGTCGTCCAGTTTGTTCTACCACTGATCATGATTATGCGCAGATGGTCATTGATTGTCTAGGTCATGATCCAAGAGGACCATCAATGCCTGGAAAATCTTTTCTGCACTACAAATGGCTAAAGAAGCATTTCTATGAATTACCAGAAGGGGCAGATGATCAGACTGTGAAGAGGCATGTTCGAGCATATATCCTGAGCCTTCTATGTGGGGTGCTATTTCCAGATGGAACAGGACGGATGAGTCTGATATATCTTCCACTGATTGCTGATCTTTCTCTTGTTGGGACATACAGCTGGGGATCTGCAGTGCTGGCCTTCCTATACCGTTCTCTTTGTTCTGTTGCTTCCTCCCACAATATCAAGAACATTGGTGGTTCATTGCTTCTCTTGCAGCTTTGGAGCTGGGAGCGCTCCCATGTTGGCAGACCGTTGGTCCGGTCTCCCGTGTGCCCAGAGACAGACATTCCACAGGATGTGCTCCCAGTTGGCTTTCGTTGGGTAGGTGCTCGCACACAAAGTGAGAATGCTACACGCTGTCTTAAGCAGTACAGGGATGAACTGAACCTGCAGCGAGCAGATCAGGTGAAGTGGGAGCCGTACTTGCACGTTGAGTCTGCAAGCTTGCCACTGCTTTGTACAAAAAATGCAGACTTGTGGCTTACACAAGCTCCACTAATAAATTTTCCACTAGTCGAGATGTATTTGCCTGAGCGAGTGATGCGGCAATTTGGGCTTCGCCAATCCATTCCACCACCTTTTCGGCCTACACTACAGGCGCTGCATCGTATTAGTCGACGTGGCAGAGAACGTGAGAACTGGGAAGAGACACATCATGAGTACATTCAGGAATGGGAAGCCCGCCGACAGCGCATATTTCCAGAGTCAGAGCAGTATGACCCGTCTTCTTATGAGGAGTACCTGCATTGGTACACAGGGGCTACACGGCGGTATCTTGTACCATCAATCAGTGATGATGTGGAAGCAGGACCTTCATTACAGCCTGATGACTCCATTAATCTTCATTATCAAGCCAAGGCTCCTATGATCCGCAAAGCA GTTGATAAACTGCATGGTATGGTAAAGAAGGCCAAGATAGCCATGGCGTCCACAGCTGATACAACCACACAAGCCTTGGTCTTTGAGTTTCTGCATGGCTTTCAAGATGTTCTTCACGACCTTGGTGAGATCAAGGAAAATGGTGGTTCAGCTACTAGTCCACATGTTGAATCAGCTGCCACTCAAGACATGCCTCTACTTTTGCTAGAAGCTGAACAGAACATTGTGGATGCCGATCAAGAAGCTCAACACCAGGAAGAGGAAGAGCTTCACATGGTGGATGATGCAACAATGACCCTCGAGCCTATGGATGAGGAGAACAATGATTTCAACAATGTCATCTGTCCATGTCCTTCACTGGAGTTGGAGGAACATTGTCACTTAGCTACACCAGCCATCGATGAGTGTAATACAGCCACTCCTGCTCCAGACTCTGTAATTCCACAGCAGAACACTGATTTTGATCAAGATGGACATCTGGAAAATCCTAATGAAATGGACCAGATTGAACTGATGGTGGAACCTATATGTGTGGATCACAATGATTCCGACAATGTGCTCTCATCCAGCCTGTCAGCTCAGGCACTGGAGGAGAATTGTGAAGTAGCAAAGGCAGTCAATGGAAATGTCGATCCAACCACCCAAGTTACTGGCTCATCTACCCCACAACAGGACACAGATGTCAAACTAGTTGCTGAACAGGAAAACCCAGGCACAACAGAGGGCAACTAA
- the LOC127762279 gene encoding FCS-Like Zinc finger 15, whose translation MAGLSVLLETHKNDHHPNMRPPQIISKATLHSHPKTMSSSSPATATTATMSSFLQRCFLCRRELADGKDIYMYRGDRAFCSVDCRCKQIFMDEDAAAGGGNCAAVRAGRRRAAVPREQTGAGGFAY comes from the exons ATGGCCGGCTTGAGTGTCCTTCTTGAGACACACAAGAACGACCACCACCCCAACATGAGGCCTCCCCAAATCATCAGCAAGGCCACCCTCCATAGCCACCCAAAGACgatgtcctcctcctctccggcgacggcgacgacggcgacgatgagcTCCTTCTTGCAGCGCTGCTTCCTCTGCCGCagggagctcgccgacggcaAGGACATCTACATGTACAG AGGGGACAGAGCGTTCTGCAGCGTGGATTGCCGGTGCAAGCAGATCTTCATggacgaggacgccgccgccggcggcggcaactgcGCCGCGGTgcgcgccggccggcggcgggcggccgtaCCGCGCGAGCAAACCGGCGCCGGTGGCTTCGCGTACTGA